The following proteins are encoded in a genomic region of Triticum dicoccoides isolate Atlit2015 ecotype Zavitan chromosome 1B, WEW_v2.0, whole genome shotgun sequence:
- the LOC119309789 gene encoding uncharacterized protein LOC119309789 has protein sequence MSPVAGTNGGAFGGAKTKAVFVAIVVLFARTAQGEEIAWEHEVLTQEHTELLDTWHNHVIETVEEGFRMKVGDLCDVMAPQREPEDKETVPPATWIKPTLKGRGNDKVTLWFANDNLYFLAYNNLTNQLHTSKGYDAIFVEPFYPLSFGPSYKDLMGVHKGPDGKNIPSHKFLVDVPLGKESLLDAIHVLSSYDSSSTSIPVGDLKIAMAQIILMGPESLRFRPVRDAYILQWGRGEIYLTEEVTDYLVKWSEISKVLVWWEWAGRRDFWDPKEAGELADELDIESPEEALGLVDLLLRPEPRRIR, from the exons ATGTCTCCAGTAGCTGGCACAAACGGAGGAGCATTTGGCGGTGCTAAAACAA AGGCCGTTTTCGTGGCAATAGTTGTCTTATTTGCCAGAACCGCTCAGGGGGAGGAGATCGCATGGGAGCATGAAGTTCTGACTCAAGAGCACACGGAGCTGCTCGATACATGGCACAACCATGTCATCGAAACTGTCGAAGAAGGGTTCCGCATGAAAGTCGGCGACCTTTGCGATGTCATGGCTCCGCAGCGGGAGCCTGAAGACAAGGAGACGGTGCCGCCGGCCACCTGGATCAAACCCACACTGAAGGGGCGAGGGAACGACAAGGTCACGTTATGGTTCGCCAACGACAATCTCTACTTCCTCGCCTACAATAATTTGACGAACCAGCTCCATACGTCAAAAGGGTACGATGCCATATTTGTCGAGCCGTTTTATCCACTTTCCTTTGGCCCAAGCTATAAGGACCTCATGGGAGTACACAAAGGACCCGATGGAAAGAACATACCTTCCCATAAGTTTCTAGTTGACGTTCCACTTGGGAAAGAGTCGCTGCTAGATGCGATTCACGTCCTCTCGTCCTAcgactcttcttcaacttcaatccCTGTCGGCGACCTAAAAATAGCAATGGCCCAAATTATACTCATGGGACCGGAATCCTTACGATTCCGTCCCGTACGCGACGCATATATTCTGCAATGGGGGAGGGGAGAAATATACTTGACTGAGGAGGTGACAGATTATTTGGTTAAGTGGTCAGAGATTAGTAAAGTATTGGTGTGGTGGGAATGGGCGGGCAGGAGAGATTTTTGGGATCCCAAGGAGGCTGGGGAGTTGGCCGACGAACTTGACATCGAGTCTCCGGAGGAGGCGCTCGGATTAGTAGACTTACTACTTCGACCTGAGCCTAGAAGAATCAGGTAG